CCACCCGGGGATCGGCGATGACCTCCTCCGCGGAGGCCACGGCCGGGATGCCCCGGAAATCCTGGGGCCCCGGATCGTATGCCGCCACGACGGTGCCCTTGCCGGTGGCGACAATGGCCTCGTGCCGGGTCTGACCCATTTTTCCAAACCCTATGATGCCGATGTTAATCATGGAAACTGTGCTTGAATGACCGTCCACAGGCGCGTCCAGGCGGGATCACCCGAGGCGCGCGACGGGAATCTTGATGACGACCTTCCGGACCTGCAGGTGGCCCGGAGCCGAAAGCTGCGGCAGGTGGGGCTCCCCGGGGAGCAGCACGGTGAACCACCCGGCCCGGTTGTGAAGCCACGAATTTCCGGGCGGTGGAAGCATGAAGTGTTCCACGTCCTTCTCCTCGGAATAATCGCCGAGGGCGGTCAGAACTTCCGGACTGCAAACCTCAATGCCTTCGCCGCCCTCGATCGTGTACTGGATGTCCACGGTTCGCCGGTGGCTCTCGTACCGGGCCTCCTCCCGGCGCTTCAATGAATAGGCCATGACGCGGGCGAGGAACCCCTCGCCGCCCAGGGAATGATCCCCCGCGGGCGCCTGCGGCGCCTCACGCTCCAGCCATTCGAATGCGGTGGCCCACACCGGATGCGGTGCCAAGCCGGGCAGGCGGCGCCATTGCTTGAGGGAGTCGTGGATCATGATGGGAGGCCAAGGTCGCGCAGGAGGTTGGCGGCGGCCGCGGATTCCATCTCGCGGCGGCAGCGCCGGGTGTAGGTGCCGGTGTGCGGCGTCAACAGCACCTGCTCAAACTGCAGCAGCGCACCGCGATAGGGCTCCTGCCAGAAGGCGTCAAACCAGGCCTTTGAGACCTGCCCGGATTCCAGCGCACGCACCAGGGCGGCTTCATCCACCAGTTCGCCTCGAGCGGAGTTGAGCACGATCAGGCCCCGGCGCGCGGCGTTGAGTTCCGTCTCCCCGAGCACCACCTGGTCACCCGCGGCGTGCAAGGTCACCACGTCCGCCCGGGCGAGGCCATCCGCCAGCCCCACTCGCGGGTGGGCGCAGCCGGCATCGTCCGGCAGGAATGGATCACACACCAGCAGGCGGCATCCCATCGCGTGCAGTTGCGCCGCCACGGCACGTCCAATGCGCCCGTAGCCGACGACCAGCACGGTCAGCTCCCGCAGGCTGCGACCGATCTTCTTGGGCCAGCGTCCCGCATGAAGTTCCCGGTCCATCGGCCCGAGCTCGCGCACCAGGTGCAGCAGGGCGGCGAGGGTCATTTCGGCGACCGCCTCCGTCGGTCCGTCGGGTGTGAACGAGAAGCGGATCCCAAGCTCCTGGCAGGCGGCCACATCCACGTTGGTGATTCCGATGCCAACCCGCGCGACGGCCTTCAGCGCAGGACGTCCCGCCTCCAGCACCCGGCGGTTCAGGGGCTCCAGGCCGGCCAGGAGTCCGTCCAGCCGGTTCTCGACCAGAAATGCCAGCACTTCTGCTTCGGTGAGTCGTTTGCCGGTGGGGTTGGGCACCACGGTGACGCCCGCCCGTTCCAGGATTTCCAGCGGCCGCCGGTCCTCCTGGGCGAAACTGGATGGGCCAATGCCGACGCGAAGGGTGTTCATGTGCAACGATGGGGAAACAGGCCGCGGTGCCGGTGAGGCGCCGCCCCGGTCACGGTTCGCCGGCCGCTCCGGTCGGGGGTCGCTTGACTTCCAGCGCCAGCCACTGCTGCCCGAACTCCTGGAGCTGCCGGAGCGACCGCTCCCAGTCGCCATCAAGGCGGATGGAAAAGCGAACGAACTGCTTCTCCCCGTTGCCGGCGCTTCGGTGTTTCAGGGACTCCAAAAACTGGTTGCCCGCCAGGCGTCGTGCCTGCGGTGCCTGTCGCTCCTCGCGTCGTGCTCCCGGCTCGGGCAGCGCCACGAAGCGTCCCGTGTCGCCGCTCACCCGCCCGTTCACCAGCGTGCACCAGACGGTGAGCTCTTCATGCAGGCTCCCGGGAGCGCGAAAGGTCCGGCATTCGAACGGCAGCCGCACTCCGTCGAATTCGAGCTCGATCTGGTCGGGATGCCGCGCCATCACCGGGGTCCATCCGGCCCCCACCCAGCAAATGTCCGGCGTGTGCGAGACCACGCTCATTTCCTTCGAGTTCTCCGCGCTCCAGACACCCAGAAACGCCGACACGCGCCGGCCGCCATCACCGGTGAAGGTTCCGTTGAACAAATTGGTCGTGGCCAGGACGTCCTGCGCCGCTTCGCTCACGGGTTCCGGTGTGAAGCGCATGCCTGGAATCTGTGTTCGCGCGGTGAAGGCGTAGCGGATGGGCGGCGCCGGAGGATCCACATGGTACCATGCCCAAGCCCCGGCAGCCGCAACCCAGAAGAGGATGTTGATCAGGAACAATCGCATGTCGCCCGACCGGCCGATCAAACACCGTAAAAGTCCCGATACCAAGCAACAAAATGGCGAACCCCCTCCTCAAGGGGCGTGGAGGGGCGGAATCCCGTGTCGCGGACCAGGTCGCTCACATCCGCCCATGTGGCCGGGACATCCCCGGGCTGCATCGGCAGGAGTCGGCGTCCGGCGCCCCGTCCCAGGGCGCGCTCCAGGCACCCGATCAGATCGCCAAGCGCCACCGGGCAGTCATTGCCGATGTTGTACACCCGGTAAGGGGCAGTGCTGCTTCCGGGATCCGGCGCGTTGGCGTCCCAGGCCGGATCACCGCCCGGGGGACGGTCCAGCACCCGCACCACCCCTTCGACGATGTCGGCCACATAGGTGAAGTCCCGGCGCATCCGCCCCTCGTTAAACACGTCAATCGGACGTCCCTCCAGAATGGCCCGGGTAAACAGAAACAGGGCCATGTCGGGACGCCCCCACGGACCGTAGACGGTGAAGAACCGGAGTCCCGTGGTGGGCAGCCGGTAGAGGTGGCTGTAGGCGTGGGCCATCAACTCGTTGGCCTTTTTGGTCGCCGCATACAGGCTGAGCGGGTGATCCACATTTTGATGGATGGAGAATGGCATCCGCGTGTTGGCGCCGTAAACCGAGCTCGACGAGGCGTACACCAGGTGCTGCACGCCATGGTGGCGGCAGGCCTCCAGCATGTTCAGGAAGCCGGTCAGATTGGCCGAGCCGTACGCGGCAGGATTCTCCAGCGAATAGCGGACCCCGGCCTGGGCGCCCAGGTGGAGCACCCGTTCGGGCGTCGCGTCCCGAAAGACCCCCGACACCGCCGCCGGATCGGCCAGATCGGCGCGCACGAAGGTGAACCCCGGCAGGGCGCGCAACCGTTCCAAGCGCGCCTCCTTCAGCCGCACGTCGTAGTAGTCGTTGAGGTTGTCGAGTCCGGTCACCACGTCCCCGCGGGCCAGCAGGGCCCGGGCGGCGTGGTATCCGATGAAGCCGGCGGCTCCGGTGACAAGGATGCGCATGGTGCGTTGGACGGGGTTCGAACGGCGGGTTTGGTTCAGGTGCCGGCATCCAGCACCGTCTGCGTCATTTCGGCAACCAGTTCCGGGAGAGTGCGACGGGTCTGCCAGCCCAGGACCTCGCGGGCGCGCTTCGGGTTGCCCACGAGGCGTCCGGGATCGGTGGCGCGCAGCAAGGCTGGATTCACCACCACATGGTCTTGCCAGCGCAGCCCCACGGCACCGAACGCGGCCTTGAGGATGTCCTCCACCGAGTGTTCCTGTCCGGTGGCGAACACGTAGTCCGCAGGCTGTTCCGCCTGCAGCGACGCCCAGAAGCCCCGCACGAATTCCCGCGCGTCGCCCCAGTCCCGCCGGGCCGTCAGATTGCCGAGCGGCAGCTCCTGCTGGATGCCGCGACGGATCCGCGCCGCCGCGGTGCAAATCTTCGAAATCACAAACCGGGTTTCGCGGCGCGGGGACTCATGGTTGTAGCAGATGCCATTCACCAGGAAGAGCCCGGCGGCGTCCCGCGTCATTCG
Above is a genomic segment from Verrucomicrobiia bacterium containing:
- a CDS encoding YhcH/YjgK/YiaL family protein — encoded protein: MIHDSLKQWRRLPGLAPHPVWATAFEWLEREAPQAPAGDHSLGGEGFLARVMAYSLKRREEARYESHRRTVDIQYTIEGGEGIEVCSPEVLTALGDYSEEKDVEHFMLPPPGNSWLHNRAGWFTVLLPGEPHLPQLSAPGHLQVRKVVIKIPVARLG
- a CDS encoding hydroxyacid dehydrogenase gives rise to the protein MNTLRVGIGPSSFAQEDRRPLEILERAGVTVVPNPTGKRLTEAEVLAFLVENRLDGLLAGLEPLNRRVLEAGRPALKAVARVGIGITNVDVAACQELGIRFSFTPDGPTEAVAEMTLAALLHLVRELGPMDRELHAGRWPKKIGRSLRELTVLVVGYGRIGRAVAAQLHAMGCRLLVCDPFLPDDAGCAHPRVGLADGLARADVVTLHAAGDQVVLGETELNAARRGLIVLNSARGELVDEAALVRALESGQVSKAWFDAFWQEPYRGALLQFEQVLLTPHTGTYTRRCRREMESAAAANLLRDLGLPS
- a CDS encoding exosortase-associated EpsI family protein; this encodes MRLFLINILFWVAAAGAWAWYHVDPPAPPIRYAFTARTQIPGMRFTPEPVSEAAQDVLATTNLFNGTFTGDGGRRVSAFLGVWSAENSKEMSVVSHTPDICWVGAGWTPVMARHPDQIELEFDGVRLPFECRTFRAPGSLHEELTVWCTLVNGRVSGDTGRFVALPEPGARREERQAPQARRLAGNQFLESLKHRSAGNGEKQFVRFSIRLDGDWERSLRQLQEFGQQWLALEVKRPPTGAAGEP
- a CDS encoding NAD-dependent epimerase, producing MRILVTGAAGFIGYHAARALLARGDVVTGLDNLNDYYDVRLKEARLERLRALPGFTFVRADLADPAAVSGVFRDATPERVLHLGAQAGVRYSLENPAAYGSANLTGFLNMLEACRHHGVQHLVYASSSSVYGANTRMPFSIHQNVDHPLSLYAATKKANELMAHAYSHLYRLPTTGLRFFTVYGPWGRPDMALFLFTRAILEGRPIDVFNEGRMRRDFTYVADIVEGVVRVLDRPPGGDPAWDANAPDPGSSTAPYRVYNIGNDCPVALGDLIGCLERALGRGAGRRLLPMQPGDVPATWADVSDLVRDTGFRPSTPLEEGVRHFVAWYRDFYGV
- a CDS encoding GDP-mannose 4,6-dehydratase, which encodes MPRALITGITGQDGSYLSELLLEKGYEVHGLVRDPGRMAGSRIAAWMDRLVLHGADLTDGPRLGDLIPAVAPDEIYHLAARTHVPESWEDPVDTLSVNVVGTARLLEACRRCATPPRLFHASTCQVFGESEDAPQDEQTPFRPVNPYGASKACATDLVRMTRDAAGLFLVNGICYNHESPRRETRFVISKICTAAARIRRGIQQELPLGNLTARRDWGDAREFVRGFWASLQAEQPADYVFATGQEHSVEDILKAAFGAVGLRWQDHVVVNPALLRATDPGRLVGNPKRAREVLGWQTRRTLPELVAEMTQTVLDAGT